ttggggcgggtttggggatgaggatcacaataccatccccaccctatccccaatcttagatagcggggattggggatccccatctccattccccatttgtccccgaattctccccccattaggggcgggtatccaatagAGCGCCGCCCCGCTGGAGATTTTTTCCATCCCTAAATAgagtctctcactctctccaaAATATTAAAATCAAAcgaatttctctttaaatttgggGTTTCAATAGTTATTCAATCCCTCAATTCATTTTCATCATTGGTCCCTCAAGTCTTTCTTTTGTATGTTTTTCATCTCCCAATCTttcttctctctatttttttagttCTTCTAAGGTGATTAGACAAATTTTTTGACATTTCATGATGTAGGTTGCAGTATATATCAAAGGTATtgggtgttcttcaattttgcAATTAAGAATAGTAGAAGTtatatttcttgtttttgtgGTACTAATAATAATTCTAAAAACTTGTTAATTCGTAACTTTACGGAGCCAAATTAATTTCAGAATCATCATCGAAAAATTCTCCAGACCAGCCCTtgacatcaaaaaaaaaaaaaaattcaccctGGGCATCAAGAacctcaggaccggccctgccaGTATCGACATACCCctggaaaaaaaaccaaaacttaCAGATGGCATACGATGGGGCTATGTTTGATTGGCTTGATAAGCAAAAACCCAGGTCAATTGTGTTTGTGGGGTTTGGGAGTGAGTGTAGGCTGAGCAAAGAACAAGTTCATGAGATAGCTCATGGGCTGGAGCTATCAGAATTGCCATTTATTTGGGGACTCAGAAAACCTATTTAAGCTAACAGTGATGAAGTAGATGATTTTATGCCTTTAGGTTTTGTTGACAGGACATCAGAGAAAGGGCTTGTTTACTTTGGATGGGTGCCCCAAATGGAAATTTTGGCCCACTCATCAGTTGGGGGTTCTTTGTTTCATTCTGGATGGGGTTCTGTGATTGAGACCCTGCAATTTGGGCATTGCCTTGTTGTGTTACCCTTCATGTATAATCAGCCTTTGAATGCAAGGCTTTTGGTAAAGAAGGGTCTGGCTGCCGAAGTGAAGCGCAACGAAGACGGGTCGCTTAGTAGAGAGGAAATAGCAAAAACACTGAGGCTAGCAATGGTGGAAGAGGAAGGAGAGCACTTGAGAAGCAATGCGAGGAAAGCTGCTGCAGTTTTTGGAGATCACAAGCTGCACCAAGACCACTACATCGGTGCATTTGTCGATTATCTTAAAAATAATGTTGCAAATTAAGAGGTGATCTATCGATCATCCCAGAATCATAGCATGGATCGCCATTGAGTTAGGTAGTAGCTCTTCTGTTTGCAACTTGGACACTGTTGTCTGAGTCATTTCCTGGTTAATTGTCTAGCTTTATCCTTTTGTGTTCATGTGAATCATGTCTTGTTTCAGTTTTCTACTTGCTATTAATCAATCAAATAAGGGTTTGTTGCCAAATATCTCTACATTAAAACATAAGTTACCATTCATTTATCGGAGTGTGCAGAAGTCATAGCACGTGAATTTAGTTTTAGTAATGAACACGCACCGATAGATATTGTGGTGGCTAATTAGTACCGATTCCATAATTTCATGTAAATGTAGCGTAATATGTTTTTTGTGTCTTTAGGCCAATAGCTACATCTATGTGTCTTTGATAGACTCAATAGACAAAAAAAAGTGGTTGTGGCCATAGGCCTGATTTCTAATAGTGACCAGAGCTCCAACCACACATATCTAATTTGATTTAGTGATTAATTCGAGAAAATTAAGTCACTCATCTAAGGTACATATGTGTATTTAAGAAAGCTAGTTATCTTGGTAACATTTAAGGAAAACTTGCCTTGACACTTGATGTTTCACGTCTACCTAGAATCGTACTACTAGGTAGGTTATTGATTCGGGCATCATCCAACTTTAAATGACATTTTAAAGTAATACCTTGTTGGCCCATACGATTATGGATCTCATCTCCATGAATATTGATGAGCCATTTggaaggtttagggttgactCGCCCATTtccaaattcaccaaaatcaacATTTTTCAACCCATTAGCTGATTTGCATCACAAGGTATTCTCTTTATAGGAAAACGAGAATATTGCATTAGTTTCTGCTAGATTACTTATTTTCCATGTTGATTCGTCTTCTAAATCATTCGGTGTGATGGTAATCTTTTCTAATTACCTAATGATGAACATTTTCATGACCAACTCTTTcatcaaaataatgaaattatAACATATAGGAATGAAACGAACAATAACATTCATcaccaccacaacaatcactCATTCCAACATAAATCTAAAGCACACAAATTGAGTAAATGAAATCACCTGTTGGAAGCCAACCATAACAGAAGCTCAATTCAACAATTCACCTACAACAACTACAAATCATACACAATCAGCTCACAACTTAATCAAGTTATTAGAATCGCAATCAGTCATTCAGTCTCAATCCAATGCAACTAAAACAATTTCAGAAAAGCTCAAATTCAAAAGGCACAAAGAAAAACAGTGAAGTTCACGCAACTTCAGCCTCGTGactgcttcttcttcaatccCTGATTTCCGATCTCTCGTCGCCGACATAGAGAACCGGACCGTGGCTGCCATTGGTGATAACCTGCCTTTCCGATGCTTACActtacaaatccaaaacaattgGTTTGATTGGTTGGAGTTAGGGTTTTGAGATGAATGGAAAGAGGGCTTACGACACCGACGAGCTCACATCGCTACGCTCCTCGCCACCGTCATCGCCCAAAAGCATCACGGTCCTTGTGTCGGCGTCGAACTTCTGAATATATGCTTGGGCTTTCGGCTGATCGACCAGAATCATGACCGGTCctttgagattttgagagagagagagagagagagagagaggagggctGAGAATCTGAGATTTAGGTCCGACTCTTTGTCTCTCTCCTTCTTCATATGGGAGGGACTTTAATTTTTAGCAAAATATTTCGGGGGCAGGGAAAATACGCCTTGAACAATGAACAAATTATATCCTTTATGGCCTGCATGTCTTGCACGCCGTATAAAAAGTAACAAAAGAGTATTATTTATGGCGTGCTTTTCATTGTATGTTGTAAATAACCATCAATTACGACTGCATTATCTGCATGTCGTAAATAACGTGTCGTGAAAGATCACTTTTCCTATAgtaattcagattctattaccttgtaTGTACTCTATAAATCCCTACATAAAGagttcctattatcaataataaaacaCACAATTTTTCTCatcattctctcgaatcatattttcctacaacacgttatcagcacgagccctaactctagccctaaaaaccaaaaacctaaaaaccctaaacccgaAACTTCCTTCACCACAAACTGCCGCAAGTTCCTAGCCCTAGTtagccataccgtgcgctgcCCCTGTAGCCTATGGGCACCCGTGTGCCGCCGCTGCTGCTGTTTTCTGCCCGCTGCTGCTGCTGTTTTCTGCCGCTGCTGTCCTGCTGTTTTCATGCTCTTGCTGCTGTTTTGCTGCTATGTTGCTGCTGTTTTACTGTTGTTGCTATTTTGCTGCTGCTACTGCTATTTTACTGCTGCTACTGTTCTGTTGCTACCGTTGTTGCCCTACTGCCGCTGCATTAATACATGTGTGTCCTCAAGCCCCCAATCAACAAGTAAGTCTTTAAGATTAAGGTtattgctttcttgtcttttaaatttctttattttattcgggaatttgcaacctcccttctcctCCATCCCACCTTTTTATAACGTGAGTTCaattatttaataagcggaattgtggggattcacgctatatacgaactaagagcattcgtgATCGTAGGATTAAGAGCGTCCTAAATCATCGATctttgaccatattaaacatcattgtttcggtctaatccaaataaacttaaaaattgatttcttggtagcatagctcggaaatcttattattagtgatcgtggaagtttttactctGATACTaatctatttctttttcttattttcaggatgttaAATGAAccaagactcgactttcccatgcttgactcaatagGTTCGGAATACCATAATTGGGTGACTGAcattgagaaccacctcacttcttTGGGAATATTAGCCATAATCCGGCCAACAAATCCGGAACTCATTTTTGAGCCTACAGCCACTAAGCATGCTTGAGCAGTCATCCTGATGCGACgacacatggataaatcacttcGTTTGGAGTACATGTCAATCAGAGATGCAAGAGAATtgtgggtagcgctagaagagcgttttggcaatgtccaagattcccttcTCCCTGATTTGAAGGTCCAATGGAGCAATCTGCGTGTTGCGGACTTCAAAAATGTTGTTGAATATAATTTAGAAGCTCTTCACCTCaaatccatgttgaggttttgtagacagcctgtcacagagcaagagctaattgagaaaactctctccaccttccctatCTCAGCAATCTTGGTATCATAGCAATATCAAAACAAATGCAATGCTAGATGGATCACGAAGTTTAAtaagcttatcaatgttatgtCTGTAGATGAGAAACATGACAACATACTCGTGAAggattataattcaaggcctgttggaactaagagcgttcatgaggtgaattataatgcacccaaaggagggctcAAGGAGTGGAACCCGAAGAATAAGGGACTTGATGGACGTGTAGGTCCAtacagtggcggatccagaaaTTTTTTTCAGGTAAGGCAACACAATGGCAGGTTGAAGGAAAAGgggtgtagatacctctactagcaaggctagtttgctacctcaccaagcataaacaacaccctcatgggatccaaccgccacttgcatcttgtagccctatgttcaagctacgctacggtatccggaagtcgcaaatcagtcgccgggaagccacctttccggccttgccaacatgccctcacaaataggctttctagactagaaatggtggttgcttgtcccacatcgaaaaccatgtaaaggagatggcttccttcacctataaaaggaatgcctcctcccacttaaacacaatccgattacatctcttgtaatcttgttaggccgcaaggctcgacacactagttaaacattcaagtggatgtagtttcccgctaaggcgggaagcgaaccactatacatcttgtgtcaatctctctctctctctctctctctcattctttatgctaactagagatcccacggatcactaacgttaacattggcgccgtctgtgggaagccaacacattgGCTTCGTCACCTTCCATGAGCTAAGTCTGCTTAGCGGAGCTTGAAGAaatttcttccttctttgagTTTATGTTTGAATTAATGCTTCTTGGCGGCAACTGTTGCCAAAACATGATCAACATTACTTCAACGGTAAAACCAGAGCAGAAATTTGCATCTTAAAGGGCTAGTCAACACCGGTCAACTCCCATGGGATGGTCAACGCTGGCAGGAGCTGATCAAAACACCAACATATGGGACGGTCAAGGCTTGGTCAGCGCCCATTGAGGCTGATCAATGGTAATCAACGTGCGGTCAACGCCAGACAAGCAAAGATCAACGCTGCactattaaaaaaaatggaGCCTaatttctctggacacccagaaatcttctctgggcacccaacaaCAAGGCATGAAGATGACGATCTGCTCCGCTGCACAGCTCGCTGCAAGCTCCGATCAACTTCACCGCTGGCACCTCCGATCAACTTCACCGCTGACCATCTCCAACCATCAATCGTAGCTCGTTGAAGTGGAAGCAAGGCTAGCCACCGCCAACTCCGGTCAGCGGCACTTTTTCCGCTCAACTCTATCAGCGGAAAAGCCTCCAGTCAAACCAACACTCTTCAATCAtcatcagcggcaccgccacaaCACCAAACTTGCACCAAACTGCCAGCCAagctttcaccgccaacttctGTCAGCGACACCGCTGAACGCCCCACCCCCAGTCGTGGCACCGCTAAACACCAGCAGCACCGAGCTCCTCCGCTGAACTCCACTCCGCTCCGCTCCGCCGAACTTATCCTCCGCTGGACTGTTCGCCGCTGAGCTCTTAGTCCGCCAAAAACCTCCGCTGACCAGAGTCTCCGTCGAGCATCAATTCCCCGCTGAGCGTCAACTCTCCGCTGAATACCAAGTCAGCTACACAAAGCTCTGCTACCGCTGGACAACCTCCACTCCGCCGAACTTCTCCCCTGCTGAGCTTCTCCTCCGTCGGGCTTCACCGCTGGGTGACCTCCGCTGGTGGTCTCCGCTGAGCAGTTTATCCGCTAAACCCAACTTCCAGCCAGCTAGCTGTTCCGCTCCGCCAGCCCCGCATAGCCTCCGCTAGGGACCAACAGCCAGCCCGCACAACCCAACCAGCGTCTCCGCTCAGCCCAGCTCTGGCGAGACTTCGGCCAGCTACTGGCCACCGCCAGCTACCATCAGCGGCAAAGCAGGTTCCTGCTTCCGAGCTTCACCGCTAGCCTCTACCGACGGAACCGTTAGCTTCCACCAGCGTCACTGCCAAGCAACGCAGAGTTGTGGTTTGCTTCAGCTGGCTTTTGCATCCTTAGCCCTGTGATCAACCGGTCACTTCCGCCCGCTAGCCTCCATCAATGGCCAACACTTTCAGCTCTTTCTTCGAACGCCTGGTTTCTCCATCTATTCCATGCCACTTACAGCAGAGGGGCTAACAAGATAAGATAAGTCTTCTAaatcttcttttatttgttatgcACAACACGTGCCTACCGCTTGCCCATGATGAAAGCAAACCTCACCAGAGACATGGCTCTTGCATATCCTTGTCTTCTGTGCACACGTGCAGTACACTAATATTTGCCTtgatatatttaattattatcGTGCATGCATATATTGTTAGCAAATAACTTGACGTGCCCTTATAACCACGCACATGTATACACATGCCACCTTATAACCCTTATGCTACTAGCTCATGTGTGCATTATATGATATTGCAAGCATCTGATACGTGTGATATAGATATGCATACACAACCTGTTGACATCCCATTATTTCAAATGGTTTAAAGCACTGTTTCAATGAATATCTAGTCACTACCAAATGCTATATGTCATCTGTTGAGTTCATTGTCGTCAATGATAAGAATCTGACATTTGTATTTTTGCATGTTCAAAACCAGTATGATTGGTGTGATTCATCTGCTAGCAGTAGACAATCACCCATCACCCACTCTGGAGCCTTCATTTAAACTTAAAATATCTCATGTTCACAGTAAACGACATTAAAATTTTGGGCTTCACCCAATGGAGACGGAGTTCAAGCTTGTCTATATCACTTAGTCACAGGAACTAAGGCATACCTGCAAATGGCATGGTTGCCAAAACTACTTGTCGTATTTTCATTCAATACGTGATCTACTATGCCTTAATTCAATGCAACATGATTTGGGCACCATGTGCCCAGAACCTCTTAAATGACCTGCTCAACATACCTTTTCTATCCTAACCTCAtgacatatatttatatatatgctgCCTAATCAAATAAGTTGTATATATTCAACGCCATATACTGACCGATCACTTGTATCAAAGAAAGTGATATATTCAGTTAGTACCCTCTAAGTGTACACGGGCTGTGCAGGCCATTCTTATTAATACATTCTCAGCATGTCTTTATATTATCTTGGCTAAATCCTATTTGAGCTATCACATCACAGACAACACATGGTGCATGCTAGGTACACTTTGTTGGATTATATATAACATGCTCATCCTTGACTTTGTCTCAAAGCCCACACGTGTATACTATGCCTAAATTACATTAGTCTAGCATATACTCTACATCCCACTAAAATTGCATATCTTGACTTCAAAGTGGCACCCAACTTTGGTTCATACCCAACCTAGTCATTCTAGTGACGTTTCCATTGACACATGTCAAAAGATTATTTGTGCATaaatctctatatataggctccAGGGCCTAGTACTTACATGATGACTTATTAAAAATGTGTCTTTAACATTTCATAGTCACTTTGAAATTTATATTAGAGGCACACAATCAAATATGTCATTTGTTGTCAACTACAACATTGCTTATACACTTTGCTTAAAATCTCATCAAGGTATATATGCAAGATactagtgttgattttacatactcgatcatgtactaatcacctattttgtttcaaggagatATAATCACCGATCACATTTCCAATTAGCAAAATCATCACCTTTCGACTAAGGACCTTCGCCGGAACAACGGACCCtcatgctcggccaactccgctagtctccaaatcggcataagataagtcactatatcttatcttttccGCCCTTGTGATTAGAGCTATTGCCATGTctatacatgtctccatgacccttaagcatgcctacaaaatgttattagcaactttactacaagtacatactatacacatatgccatgcttctattttaattgcaactcaattaaataagtatgggTCACTCGAACAAAATtgtattacttgctctatttgcttGTCATATTTC
This portion of the Rosa chinensis cultivar Old Blush chromosome 1, RchiOBHm-V2, whole genome shotgun sequence genome encodes:
- the LOC112169099 gene encoding LOW QUALITY PROTEIN: soyasaponin III rhamnosyltransferase (The sequence of the model RefSeq protein was modified relative to this genomic sequence to represent the inferred CDS: substituted 1 base at 1 genomic stop codon) is translated as MAYDGAMFDWLDKQKPRSIVFVGFGSECRLSKEQVHEIAHGLELSELPFIWGLRKPIXANSDEVDDFMPLGFVDRTSEKGLVYFGWVPQMEILAHSSVGGSLFHSGWGSVIETLQFGHCLVVLPFMYNQPLNARLLVKKGLAAEVKRNEDGSLSREEIAKTLRLAMVEEEGEHLRSNARKAAAVFGDHKLHQDHYIGAFVDYLKNNVAN